The DNA sequence ATGATAATAGGTGCCGGCCAGATTATCTGCCAGCATGAGGTCAGAGCCTGCCTGCTGATCGTCCGACAATTCCTTGCGCATCTGATAGGAAAATGTATTCTGCTCGTTCGCCGAATTGGTGAATATATGCTCATATAACTCTCCTACTGTATGCATATGCTTAAACACATAATTTTCCGGTATATAGGGAGGTGTGATCAGCTCCGGTTTCTTTTCGGCAGTTTGCTGCTGATCTTCTTCCTGCTGGTTCACCAATGAATAGACCCCTGCAGAGGAAGCGGCAAGAAACACGGCTGTCAGCATAACAGGAACCCATTTTCCTGCCTTCTTTCGGGAATGTCTTTGGGCTGTCCTTGTTTCCTTCTGCCTTATGGTTCTCATAACATTTGCTTTCATATCAGGAGTAAATCGGAATTCCGCAAGTTTTCCGCTATGCTTTTGATCTTTTACTTCTTCCAGTTCTTTCTCCATTCCACTCACCTCTCTTCGTCAAAGACTTTTTTAATATTTCCTTGCCTCTTGTCATGCGCGATTTCACGGTATTCAGGTTCAGCCCGCATATATCGCCGATCTCTTTCTGGGTGCATTGCTGATAATAATATAAGAAAATGATTTCGCGGTATTTTAAGGGAAGCTGCAATATTTCATTCAGCAGCTCTGTCTTTTCCTCCTGTTCGATTAAATCCTGTTCGGCACTGCTGCTGCCGCCCGTGAAATAGGAGGAAATCACATCGCTGGCATGCATTTTCCGGTAATGCCAGCTGGTGACATAATCTTTGCAGTGATTAACTGCCACTCTGTAGAGCCAGGTATCAATGGATGAATTTCCCTGGAAGGTATCCAGCTTTTCATAGCATTTGATGAAGATTTCCTGTGCGAGATCTTCTGCGGTCTGATGATTGCGGACATACGAATAGGCAAGATGGAGCACATCCGTGCCATGCCGGTCCATCAAATCGCTGATGATTTCATGTTTATCCAATCATGTCCCTCCTCTCGGGGAGATTTATTTATTTTTTAGACGAGGCGTGGGGGAAGAAGGTTGATTTTATTTTTTTGGGTGGGCATGGAAAAGCGCCGGGGTTTTGGCCGGCGCTAAGATATAAACTATTATTTTTAATGGAGCTGTTGATTTCCGTTGCAGGCACTTCGCTTTCCGCGGTGCGGCGCTGAGCCTCCTGGCGCTGCACGCTGCGGGGTCTTAGCTTTGCAGCTGCAATCCCGCTGGATTCTGCGTGTCTGGAACGAAGATCCACAGGGATTAATTATTTTTCTGCAGTTCTTCAACCGAGTAAGATCACATAGCATTTGCCCTTTAAACCACTTATTAGTTTTTCGCTTCCTTCATCTTAACGGAGCGTTCGAGAAAGAGCGCGTATTGGCCGCGGTCGACTGTATTGTTTCCGTTGTATGGAACCGAGTTGGTGATTTTGTTATAAGCAAGCTTGCTGATATCCGTGCGGTTTGGATGGAATGGAGCGATTCCAGCGAAATGATAGCCTGCTGGCGGCTGGTTATAGGTGTCCCCGAATGAACGGACCAGAATGCTCGCCATTTCCGATCTTGTAAGCGGATCATAAGGTTTGAGCTTTCCGCCTGCGCCCATGATGCCGTTCGCTTCCGCGATGAGCATATATTCATAGCCCGGGCTGCCCGGCTTCATATCATCAGCTTTCATCTTATAGCCTGCCGGCAGCTTCAGGTCCAGCGCCTGGACAATCAGCTTGGCAGCATGATAGCGCAGCAGCTTCACTTCAGGGCGATAAGTGCCGTCCGTGTAGCCGTTAATGGTATCCCTTGTCTGCAGGAAGGTCACCGCCCGGGAAACTTCCTTATTATACACATCTTTGAAATAAGTTAATTCATTGGAAGTGACAAGATTGGAGGAGGCCATATACCCTTCGAAGCCTGTCCCCTTCACTTTGTAGAATACATATTGGTTATAGATGCTCGATCCGCTTTCGTACGGTCCGCCTGTGATTTCTACCGGTGTATAATGCAGGATGGCTTCCGGTGTCGCATCAGTGATAGAATCACGCAGGTTGGAAGTAGAACGGGCAGTGTTATATGTATATGCGACTGCTTTGTTCTTATAGTTCTGCGTTGTTTTCGTGCTGGTTGGCCATGTATAGTCGACTCCTGCCGGGAATGTCATCAGCTCAGGACGAGATGCATCCGGATAGCGGATATCCAGCTTCGGCGTTTCCCCCAATTCCACCAGGCTGTTTTCCCTGATTGTCTGGAATACCTTCTCCTGGTAGGCATTGCCGCCTGCATGGTTCGGGTCATTTCGTTTGGAGAGCCCATTATAGCTCATGATTGCAAAATACCAATCTTCAATCTTCTCTTTCTCATGATTGTTCACCTGAGGAAGATTGCTGTTATTCCACTTGCGAAGCAGCTGATCTGCTCCCTGCTCGATATTGTAGCGCGTATCCTTTTTCAATCTTTCCACGTCAACGTTATATTGGCTGATTTCTGATGGCGTCAGCGTCAGCTGCATAATGCCGATTCCGCCGTCATTGGAAATGATCGGAGACCCATTGCCGTCAAACTGCATCATACCTGTTTCCACATAAGCGATCGCCTTCAGAATTTCTGCCGGGATGCCTTTCTGAACAGCCACCTCGCGCAGCATCTTCTGCACCTCGGCAATATTCACCTGGGCATTTGCTGCCGTGATCAGCGGCTGGACAGAAGAAGCTGCCTTTGTCACTCCTTCAGCCTGCACTCCTGCACCCGCACCCAGGCTGAGCATAAATACACCGGCCGCAGCCATTTTCACTAGTTTTTGAGATTTCATGCTATCCCTCCTCTTCCAGTATTTTAACATATTGGGAGATTGGGAAGAAATATTTGTCATTATGGAGGGTAAATTTTGGTAAAAAATGTATAGTTGGGCGAATAAATGAAATTTTGGGGCGAATCACCTTTAATTTGGGTAGAATCAACGAGATTTTAGGGCGAATCAGCAAAACATTAGGCGGAATCCTTTTGAAAAAGATAGAGGAATGAAAAATTCACCTGCTGATTCGCAGAAATTAGGTCATTCTTCCTATCTCCGGCTAAATCCTGTCCTGAATCAGCCGATATTTAATATAGTGAATGATAAAAATGACTCTATCAATCAGTCTTTTACCTTTTGCTATATCTTATTGACTTGTGAGGGAAAACTCTATGCTAGATAAGCATAAATCTTACCGTAAATTCATGGCGGCTTCTGTAACAGGTGTTATGGTCGCAAGTGCCGTATCACCCCAGCTTGCAGGCGCCCAGCAGCCTGTGCTTTTTTCTGATGTAGCACCAAAGGATTATTACTACGAAGCGGTCACCAGCCTTTCAAAAAGGGGAATTGTGAAGGGCTTCGGACAGGGAGAATTCCGGCCCGGCGAAATGGTGACAAGAGCCCAGGCGGCCAAAATGGTTGCTTTAGCATTAGATTTAAAGACCGATCAATTAACAGATCCAGGATTCAAGGATGTACCAAAGACCAATTGGGCCTATCGCTATATCACCGCCCTGAATAATGCCGGAATTCTTCATGGCTATGGCAGCCAGTTCAAGCCGAATGACCCGATTACCCGGGCACAGCTGGCAAAAATTCTGACGCTTGCTTTTAAACTGCAGGAAAGCCCGCTGAAGGATCAGCGTTTTACTGATGTGCATGCTAAAGACTGGTTTGCAGGCTATGTGCAGCCGCTGATTGAAAACAAAATTACGCTCGGAACGACGGCTAACACTTTTTCACCTTCCCAAATCGTGACCCGCGGCCAGATGGCGGCATTTATATATAGAAGCGAACAGGCTGTCAATACCATGCAATCTGCCGCTGTCATTAAAGAGATTACAGAGGAACAGCTTATTACAGATAAGGGGATTTTTCTTCTCTCTCCTGAACAGAAAAAATGGATCACTCCAGATAATGCCCAGATTCTTAAAAATGCAGTCATTCACTATCAAGCTGATGAACATGTAATAGAGAAGATTGCCTCTATTGAAATCAAGGCCAGCGGGAAGCCCGCTGCAGAGAATGCCGCTGAGTTTTCCGGAAACCTGTTATTTGACGGGAAAGGCGCTGTGATTGAAGGGAATGTAAAAGTGTCAGGCGATTTCCTATCCTTGAAGAATCTGACCATCATGGGGGATTTAGAGATTGCAAAAGAAGTAGAAAATGACTTCTATATGGAAGATGCCATCGTCCATGGGAAAACCCTGGTTAATGGCGGCGATTCAAATACGGTGGTGTTCAAAGATTCCCGTTTAGGGTCTGTGGATGTGAATAAGCCTGAAGTGCGGGTCGAATCGCTCGGCCATTCTGCTGTTGGAGAGCTTGCTATTCATACCAATGCTACTATCACCGCAGATTCTGGCGTCACTTTTCCGAAGGTATCCATTACAGGCAGCGCAAGCCAGATCAATCTGCAGGCTAATATTGATTCTCTCACTATTTCCAGCAGCAAAGCACTGAATCTCACTGGATCAGGTAATGTAAATAAATTAGAGGTGAGCTCCACCGTTCCTGTTTCACTGGACTACACTGGACAGGTTCAGACCTTGTCTATCACCCAGGCAAAAACCAGCCTGGCGATCGGGTCTAATATGCAGATACAAAACCTTGTGACACCGGCAAAAGTGGAGGCGCAGCAGGTTGTAAAGAACTTTGAAGCCATCCAGTCCCAGGTCGCCAACCTGAACGGGTCAGCCAATCCGGCCGCTGCACCAAGGAATAATCCTCCTGTGCAGGCAAATCCGGTATCAAATAAAACCATTAACCTGGAAGACGGCCCTATTGTGATCGACGTATCAGAGGTTTTCACTGATGCCGATCAAGAGCCCCTTACCCTAACTGCGATGTCCCGTGCACCCGGGGTGGCTGCCGTGCAGCTGGCTGGAACACAGCTGACCATCACACCTGCAGCTGCGGGTACAGCACTCATCCAGATGTCTGCAACCGACGGGAAACAGTCGGCTGTTTCACGATTTAGCGTTTTTGTAAATACAAAGCCGTCCGGTACAGACCTTCCTGCCCAAACCCTGACACTTGGCTCTGCAGGCGGGACGCTTGATTTATCCTCTTATTTCCAGGACGGAGATGGCGACACGCTGACCTATACAGCTGTATCAGACAATCCGGCCATAACTGAGGCTGATATCGATGTCAGTACGCTTTCCATTTCTGCTGTCAGTGCAGGCACTGCCACAGTCACAGTGACAGCGGATGACGGCCGCGGAGGAACCATCAGCAAGACATTGCAAGTGCTGGTGAACCGCGCTCCTGAAGCGTTTCTGAACATTATCGACCAGACCGGGACGATTGGCGAACCGGATATAGAAATAGATATAAAGAATGTCTTCCGGGATCCTGACAGCGATTCTTTAACCTATGAAGTGACGTCAAGCCACCCTCCCGTTGCCGGCGCTTCACTGGACGGTACAGTTGTCAAATTGCATCCTGCCGGACCAGGTGAATCAGCCATAACCATCAAAGCCAGAGACGGAAAAGGCGGTTCTGCAGAGATTTCATTTACAATCAATGTCAACCAGGCACCAGCGGGGACTTCTATCGCTGATCATATTCTCACCCTTGGTTCTGAAGAAAAAACAATTGATCTCGCCAGCGTGTTCAGCGATCCTGACGGAGATGCGTTAACTTATAAGGTCGTATCACAGGATTCTTCCATTGCAGGTGCAGCCGTCAGCGGTTCTCTATTGAAAATAAAGGCTGAAACTGCCGGAACCTCCGTCATTACTGTTACAGCGGAGGATGGAAAAGGCGGGAAGACATCCAGAAGCTTTACTGTGCGGATCAACAGGAATCCTGTTGCCAGCCCGATTGCAGATCAGACGCTTTCCTTGGGGAGTGCAGCCAGGATCATTGATTTGTCCCAAAATTTCACAGACTCTGATGGTGATGAATTATCATTAAGTGCCGTATCAGCGGATTCCAGCATCGCTCAAGCGGCGCTCACTGGAAAGGTCTTAAAAATCTCTTCGATTGGGACTGGGGAGACTACTTTGACCGTCACAGCTTCTGATTCTTTTGGTGGAACTGTCTCTCAAGCTTTCAGTGTTACAGTAAAACCAAACGAAGCACCTGTTGTTCAGCAGGTAATCGGGGACAGGAAGTCAAAGCCGGCTGATGAAATTGTCATCGATCTTGCTGATGTGTTCACCGATCCGGAGCAGGATGAACTCATCTATGAGGCAGAATCATCCAATCCTTCTAGTTCAGACGCTGAAATATCCGGCAGTTCACTCACAGTCACCGGCGTCCAGGATGGGAATGCTGTCATCACCGTGACAGCAGCCGATGCTTCCGGCAACAAGGTCAGCACCACTTTCACGGTTACCGTTTCATCGAATGCTGCGCCTTCAGTGTCCGGCTCTATCCCTGAACAGGTCATTGGTGCAGGGGTGCCGGGAAATCAGTTTTCAATTGACCAATTATTCTCTGACTCCGACGGCGATCAGCTGACCTATTCAGTAACGGCAGCGGACGGAGCCCTTGTCAATGCCAGCATCAATGGGAATCTCCTGACCCTTATGCCGGGAACAGGCTATGGAAAAACGACTGTCACTGTCCAGGCAGATGACGGCAACGGCGGGACAGCAGCAGCCATTATTGCCGTAAACGTCGCCAAAGTTGCACAATACAAAAAAATCACAGCGAAAAAGGGTATTGCAGATGTGTCTTATGATATGACATCCCTCTTCCCGGCCCAGAATAACCTGACCGTCTACCGCCAGATCAAAGGGCAGCTGACACAGAGCGGCACCCAGCCTCTGAACGGAAAAGTGTTTAAGATAGTACCAGGTGAGACAGGATCTATTGTGAATTGGTGGATTACAGCGGAGGATGGAACAGCCGTATTTATTGAACTCACCGTTCAGGAACAGCAAGGCCCAGAAGTCTTTTTCTCAGAATACACCCGGGGAGAAGATGGCAGGATTGCTTTAGAGATTTATAACAAAAATGACAATGCGCTGAACTATCAAGTGATAGGATACCGGTACAATACGAAAACCAGCCAGATGGAAATAATGAAAAACAGTGATATTACTCCTCAACCTTTTGGAAGAGTCAGCGGAATTTATCCGGGTATGTACGGGATGGTCATTAACTATACGTTCTATGATTTAATGGATATCGCACCGGTCCCATACTACAATGACGAATTGGCCATGACCACTAACGGCAAAGACGGCTATGTTATTTGTGCCTTCGAGCTTTTAAAGAACGGACAGGTGGTTGATGTCATCGGAGATAAAAACTGGACACCAGGCTCCACTTCTGAAATCCTGCCTGAATTTGGCACAATGATCCGGAAGAAGGGGATTGGCACAGGGTCCACTTCCTTTGATTTGAGCGGGGAATTCGATGTGACTCCGACAACATATGCCAATCTGGGTAGTCATACACCTTGATAGATTGGAAGCTGCCTTGGATGGGGCAGCTTCTTTTTACATAACAAAGAGCCAGCATTGTAAAAGATGCTGGCTCTTTGTTTTGAGGCAATATGCTATTTAAGGAGCAGGAGGATATGTGCCGATATCATCAATATAATCCGTAGGTAATTCTATCCACTGGCTATCATCATAAGCTGCTGACCCTTGTGTTACTCCGCTTTGTCTTACCAGTGTTTTATCCTTGAAATATTTTACAGAGTCGATTAACTGCTCTCCATACATCAGTTGAACATCAACGTATTCAACACTTCTTTCAGGCTCTATAGGAAAAGGAATGCGTAAAACTTTAGATGGGATTTCTTCATCAGTCCACCAGAAGTTAGACTCTACAATTGCCAGTATTTCTTTAGACTCTAGTGTAAGTCCAAAGCTTTCAAATGTAATATCTTCCCCGGCAACCACCAGCTTTAGCTGTGATAGATCAACTTCAGCCGCCGTAGGATTATAAATCTCTAAAGCCAGGTCAAATAATCCCCAGACCGTTTCAGAAATGAATAGGTTGGGAGCAGCTGGAGAAGCACTTTGGACAGTTAATTGGAATGTCCTGCTGACTGTTCCCCCTTTGCCATCCTCAGCAGTGATTGTAATTGCCGCTGTTCCTGCATTTACAGGTGTGATTGATAAGGCAGTTCCTGTCATATTCACAACAGCAACTTCTCTATCTGAAGAGTCGGCTTTCAATGTTAGGGCGTCGCCATTAGCATCCCCAAATACCTGGCTCAAATCCAATATCATTGGGGCTCCGCCTGCCATCACTGTCTGATCCGGAATTCCATTCTTAACTACGGGAGCCTGATTCGGTTCCTCTACTGTTATATAAAAGCTTTCCTCTTCACTCCCGCCCCGGCCATCAGCTGCTGTAACACTGATCACGGCTCTTCCTTTGTTTAACGGCGTTAATTTCAGATATGTTCCGTTCACATCCACTGCTGCAATTCCGCTATTGTTGGAGATGGCTGTCAGAGTAAGTTTGTCTCCATCAGGATCTGAAAAGACATTGCTTATATCTATCATAAACGGTGCTTCTCCAGCCACAGCCGTCTGATTGACTATTTCCTTTGCCAATACAGGCGCGCGGTTCGGACGCTCTATTGTTATCGTGAAACTTTCTTCCACGGTTCCGCCGCGTCCGTCATCAGCTTTTACCGTGATGGTGGCTGTTCCAGCGCTTAACACTGTTACCTTCAGGTCAGTTCCGGCAACCTCCGCTGATGCTATTGTGCTGTCTGATGAGGCTGCTGTCATCGTGAGGCCGTCCCCGTCGGCATCCCCAAATACCTGGCTCAAATCCAGTATCATCGGAGGTCCTCCTGCCATCACCTTCTGGTCAATCATTTCTTTGGCCACTATTGGAGCACGGTTCGGCTGCTCTATTGTTATCGTAAAGCTTTCTTCCACCGTTCCGCCGCGTCCGTCATCAGCTTTTACCGTGATGGTGGCTGTTCCAGCGTTTAACACTGTCACCTTTAGGTCATTTCCGACAACCTCCGCTGACGCTATTGTACTGTCTGATGAGGCTGCTGTCATCGTGAGGGCGTCCCCGTCGGCATCCCCAAATACCTGGCTCAAATCCAGTATCATCGGAGGTCCCCCTGCCATCACCTTCTGGTCAATCATTTCTTTGGCCACTACTGGAGCACGGTTCGGACGCTCTACTGTTATATAAAAGCTTTCCTCTTGACTTCCGCCGCGGCCGTCAACGGCTGTAATAGTAATCGTCGCTCTTCCTGCGTTTAACGGTGTTAACTTCAGGCCTGTTCCGATTACTTCCGCTGTTGCTATGCCAGCATCGTTAGTGCCGGCAGTTATAGTGAGTGTGTCTCCGTCAATATCTTCAAATACATTGGTCAAATCTATTAAAGACGGTTCATCACCTGCTATAGCCGTCTGATTGACTATTTCATTTTTCAATATAGGCGCATGATTCGGCCGCTCTGCTGTAATTGTAAAACTTTCTTCCACCGTTCCCCCGCGTCCGTCATCAGCTTTTACCGTGATGGTGGCTGTCCCAGCACTTAACACTGTCACCTTTAGGTCATTTCCGGCAACCTCCGCTGATGCTATTGTGCTGTCTGATGAGGCTGCTGTCATCGTGAGGCCGTCCCCGTCGGCATCCCCAAATACCTGGCTCAAATCCAGTATCATCGGAGGTCCTCCTGCCATCACCTTTTGGTCAATCATTTCTTTGTCCACTACTGGCGCGCGGTTCGGCTGCTCTACTGTTATCGTAAAGCTTTCTTCCACCGTTCCCCCGCGTCCGTCATCCGCTTTTACGGTAATCGCCGCTGTTCCCGGGGCAGATGGCGTCAGCGTTAAAGTGGTTCCATCCGCACTTGCAGCCGCTACCCCTGAATTTGAAGATTCCGCTGTAATAGTCAATGAATCATGATCGGCATCCATAAATACATTGCTTAGATCTACTGTGATCGGTGCTGTTCCAGCCACAGCCATCTGGTCCGCTATCTCATTAGCTACCACGGGAATGCTGTTTGGCTGCTCAACATTCACAAAGAAACTCTCATAGACAATTCCGCCCCTGCCGTCATCAGCGGTTACTGTGATAGTGGATGCCCCTGCAGTAACAGGTGTTATCAGTAGCGTTGCACCCTGGAGGGAAGCATCTGCTACATCTGCAGCTGAGGAAACCGCAGTTAATTGAAGGGCATCACCATCAGGATCGGTAAATACGGAGCCCAATTCAATTGAGAAAGGGGCACTGCCTGCTGTCAAGTTTTGATCGGACACTTCAGCCGCTACAGCAGGCGCCCTGTTTGGGATGACAGTTGCGCCGCCTGGTACATAATCCGGATTGTCCTTGCCACCGATTTTTTGTATATTGTTTTTAACACTTTCATAGTTTGATATGGCCTCGGCTGGCTCCACTCCAGCAGGAAGCTGCATATCAGCAATCCTTGTATATCTGCCAAGAATGAATCTGGAATCCTTATCGACAGTCTTCAAAAGTCCAACTTGGCCTGTGGATTCAACCCTCACAATAGAAGCTGAAGAGGCAGCCATTTGACCGAAGCTGGCATTTCCGCTTATCGTAATGTCTCCATTGCCAATGATACGTACTTCTTCTACATTTGAATTAATTTCAACACTTTCCACACCGGCTTCGATCGTGATCTTCGGAATAATCGTTTGGGATTCTGCAGTGAATCTTGTTTTGCTGCGGATCAGCACAGAATCTGCTTTTGTTTCGCCTGAAGCTTCGACGATTGCATTCCCTTTTGTAATCTCAAGTACCCCTAAGTTTGAATTATGAAAGACAATATGGGAAGCTGCAGATAGATCCATCGTGTCTGCTTTAGCCTCATACTGGCTTTGGGCTGTTTTATAAGAAAGGGAGTTATATACCTTGCCTGAATCCGCAAGAGTCGCTGCAGCTCCATCCGAGACGATAGTTTTTCCGGAAACACTTATGTTTTCTGTGTAAAATGAATGCTGCACTGACTTTATGATTTCAAGATTTCCTTTGATATTCATATCTTTGAGAATGATAAAGTCACCATTTACAATCAAATCGGCATCAATCAGAGCATTGTTTCCATTCAATGTTCTATGATTATAGGTACTGCCATTTGGGCTTGCTTGCCCGCCCGCTGTCAGTTCGACCGAAGTTAATTTAACAATCTTGTCTCCGTCAGGGCTGAATGTGATATTCGCTCCTTTAAGGGCTCCTTCATTCTCGGCATTAAACCATGATTTCAAAGATGCAGTTAAGGAGAATGTGCCTTTATCCGTCACTACAAGCTGATCAGTAATGCGCGATACCGCTGCTGTAATTTGCAAAGGCTTCGCGGCAAGCTCGCTGCGGTAAATAAAAGCTGCCATCTGGCCCCGGCTTACTTTCTCATTCGGTGAGTAGGTTTTTGCTGTTGTCCCATTAGTGATGCCTTTTTCTATTAAAGGCTGCAGGTAGCCTGCAAACCAATCTGAAGGATTTACATCATGGAACCGCTTATCTTTCAGGGGACTTGATTTAAAATCATAGCCCAGAGCTATTATTTTTGCCATCTGTGCACGTGTAATGGGTTCATTCGGCTTGAACTGGTCTCCATATCCCTTTACGATGCCCTGCTCAGCTAAAGCAGCAATATAGCTGTATGCCCAGTTGTTTTTCGATACATCTTTAAACCCTGGGTCCTTAACATGGTCTGTTTTTATATTTAGAGCAAGCGTAAGCATTTTGGCTGCCTGGGCACGGGTCACACTTTCATTCGGTTTAAAAATGCCATTCCCAAAGCCCTTGATAATTCCTTTTTCCGACAGGCTGGAAACAGCTTGATAATAGTAATCGTTATTTCTCACATCTGAAAAACTGGTACCTTGTGCGTAAGGAAGGAGAGGCGAAACCGAACCTGCCACCATGACACCTGCTGATGCTGCTAAAAAAAATCTCCAATTAGACCTATGCTTATACCGCATATCATTTCCTCCAACATAATAAAATGGCAAAAATAGAACAGCATTGTTCATTAAAACCTATTAACAAACACAGCTACTACAATGATTATCGGCAGATTTCAGTCTACATTTAGAGCATTTTAGTTCGAATTAACTATATTTTAGAATAGTCAGCTGCCCTTTTAGGAA is a window from the Bacillus infantis NRRL B-14911 genome containing:
- a CDS encoding sigma-70 family RNA polymerase sigma factor, whose protein sequence is MDKHEIISDLMDRHGTDVLHLAYSYVRNHQTAEDLAQEIFIKCYEKLDTFQGNSSIDTWLYRVAVNHCKDYVTSWHYRKMHASDVISSYFTGGSSSAEQDLIEQEEKTELLNEILQLPLKYREIIFLYYYQQCTQKEIGDICGLNLNTVKSRMTRGKEILKKSLTKRGEWNGERTGRSKRSKA
- a CDS encoding S-layer homology domain-containing protein, with translation MKSQKLVKMAAAGVFMLSLGAGAGVQAEGVTKAASSVQPLITAANAQVNIAEVQKMLREVAVQKGIPAEILKAIAYVETGMMQFDGNGSPIISNDGGIGIMQLTLTPSEISQYNVDVERLKKDTRYNIEQGADQLLRKWNNSNLPQVNNHEKEKIEDWYFAIMSYNGLSKRNDPNHAGGNAYQEKVFQTIRENSLVELGETPKLDIRYPDASRPELMTFPAGVDYTWPTSTKTTQNYKNKAVAYTYNTARSTSNLRDSITDATPEAILHYTPVEITGGPYESGSSIYNQYVFYKVKGTGFEGYMASSNLVTSNELTYFKDVYNKEVSRAVTFLQTRDTINGYTDGTYRPEVKLLRYHAAKLIVQALDLKLPAGYKMKADDMKPGSPGYEYMLIAEANGIMGAGGKLKPYDPLTRSEMASILVRSFGDTYNQPPAGYHFAGIAPFHPNRTDISKLAYNKITNSVPYNGNNTVDRGQYALFLERSVKMKEAKN
- a CDS encoding S-layer homology domain-containing protein, encoding MLDKHKSYRKFMAASVTGVMVASAVSPQLAGAQQPVLFSDVAPKDYYYEAVTSLSKRGIVKGFGQGEFRPGEMVTRAQAAKMVALALDLKTDQLTDPGFKDVPKTNWAYRYITALNNAGILHGYGSQFKPNDPITRAQLAKILTLAFKLQESPLKDQRFTDVHAKDWFAGYVQPLIENKITLGTTANTFSPSQIVTRGQMAAFIYRSEQAVNTMQSAAVIKEITEEQLITDKGIFLLSPEQKKWITPDNAQILKNAVIHYQADEHVIEKIASIEIKASGKPAAENAAEFSGNLLFDGKGAVIEGNVKVSGDFLSLKNLTIMGDLEIAKEVENDFYMEDAIVHGKTLVNGGDSNTVVFKDSRLGSVDVNKPEVRVESLGHSAVGELAIHTNATITADSGVTFPKVSITGSASQINLQANIDSLTISSSKALNLTGSGNVNKLEVSSTVPVSLDYTGQVQTLSITQAKTSLAIGSNMQIQNLVTPAKVEAQQVVKNFEAIQSQVANLNGSANPAAAPRNNPPVQANPVSNKTINLEDGPIVIDVSEVFTDADQEPLTLTAMSRAPGVAAVQLAGTQLTITPAAAGTALIQMSATDGKQSAVSRFSVFVNTKPSGTDLPAQTLTLGSAGGTLDLSSYFQDGDGDTLTYTAVSDNPAITEADIDVSTLSISAVSAGTATVTVTADDGRGGTISKTLQVLVNRAPEAFLNIIDQTGTIGEPDIEIDIKNVFRDPDSDSLTYEVTSSHPPVAGASLDGTVVKLHPAGPGESAITIKARDGKGGSAEISFTINVNQAPAGTSIADHILTLGSEEKTIDLASVFSDPDGDALTYKVVSQDSSIAGAAVSGSLLKIKAETAGTSVITVTAEDGKGGKTSRSFTVRINRNPVASPIADQTLSLGSAARIIDLSQNFTDSDGDELSLSAVSADSSIAQAALTGKVLKISSIGTGETTLTVTASDSFGGTVSQAFSVTVKPNEAPVVQQVIGDRKSKPADEIVIDLADVFTDPEQDELIYEAESSNPSSSDAEISGSSLTVTGVQDGNAVITVTAADASGNKVSTTFTVTVSSNAAPSVSGSIPEQVIGAGVPGNQFSIDQLFSDSDGDQLTYSVTAADGALVNASINGNLLTLMPGTGYGKTTVTVQADDGNGGTAAAIIAVNVAKVAQYKKITAKKGIADVSYDMTSLFPAQNNLTVYRQIKGQLTQSGTQPLNGKVFKIVPGETGSIVNWWITAEDGTAVFIELTVQEQQGPEVFFSEYTRGEDGRIALEIYNKNDNALNYQVIGYRYNTKTSQMEIMKNSDITPQPFGRVSGIYPGMYGMVINYTFYDLMDIAPVPYYNDELAMTTNGKDGYVICAFELLKNGQVVDVIGDKNWTPGSTSEILPEFGTMIRKKGIGTGSTSFDLSGEFDVTPTTYANLGSHTP
- a CDS encoding S-layer homology domain-containing protein; translated protein: MRYKHRSNWRFFLAASAGVMVAGSVSPLLPYAQGTSFSDVRNNDYYYQAVSSLSEKGIIKGFGNGIFKPNESVTRAQAAKMLTLALNIKTDHVKDPGFKDVSKNNWAYSYIAALAEQGIVKGYGDQFKPNEPITRAQMAKIIALGYDFKSSPLKDKRFHDVNPSDWFAGYLQPLIEKGITNGTTAKTYSPNEKVSRGQMAAFIYRSELAAKPLQITAAVSRITDQLVVTDKGTFSLTASLKSWFNAENEGALKGANITFSPDGDKIVKLTSVELTAGGQASPNGSTYNHRTLNGNNALIDADLIVNGDFIILKDMNIKGNLEIIKSVQHSFYTENISVSGKTIVSDGAAATLADSGKVYNSLSYKTAQSQYEAKADTMDLSAASHIVFHNSNLGVLEITKGNAIVEASGETKADSVLIRSKTRFTAESQTIIPKITIEAGVESVEINSNVEEVRIIGNGDITISGNASFGQMAASSASIVRVESTGQVGLLKTVDKDSRFILGRYTRIADMQLPAGVEPAEAISNYESVKNNIQKIGGKDNPDYVPGGATVIPNRAPAVAAEVSDQNLTAGSAPFSIELGSVFTDPDGDALQLTAVSSAADVADASLQGATLLITPVTAGASTITVTADDGRGGIVYESFFVNVEQPNSIPVVANEIADQMAVAGTAPITVDLSNVFMDADHDSLTITAESSNSGVAAASADGTTLTLTPSAPGTAAITVKADDGRGGTVEESFTITVEQPNRAPVVDKEMIDQKVMAGGPPMILDLSQVFGDADGDGLTMTAASSDSTIASAEVAGNDLKVTVLSAGTATITVKADDGRGGTVEESFTITAERPNHAPILKNEIVNQTAIAGDEPSLIDLTNVFEDIDGDTLTITAGTNDAGIATAEVIGTGLKLTPLNAGRATITITAVDGRGGSQEESFYITVERPNRAPVVAKEMIDQKVMAGGPPMILDLSQVFGDADGDALTMTAASSDSTIASAEVVGNDLKVTVLNAGTATITVKADDGRGGTVEESFTITIEQPNRAPIVAKEMIDQKVMAGGPPMILDLSQVFGDADGDGLTMTAASSDSTIASAEVAGTDLKVTVLSAGTATITVKADDGRGGTVEESFTITIERPNRAPVLAKEIVNQTAVAGEAPFMIDISNVFSDPDGDKLTLTAISNNSGIAAVDVNGTYLKLTPLNKGRAVISVTAADGRGGSEEESFYITVEEPNQAPVVKNGIPDQTVMAGGAPMILDLSQVFGDANGDALTLKADSSDREVAVVNMTGTALSITPVNAGTAAITITAEDGKGGTVSRTFQLTVQSASPAAPNLFISETVWGLFDLALEIYNPTAAEVDLSQLKLVVAGEDITFESFGLTLESKEILAIVESNFWWTDEEIPSKVLRIPFPIEPERSVEYVDVQLMYGEQLIDSVKYFKDKTLVRQSGVTQGSAAYDDSQWIELPTDYIDDIGTYPPAP